ggtCTCTTTATTTAGAGAATGTAAATAATCTAGATGAATAActaattgttttttaaaataaatagatcaAAAAATACATAGGATCAATAAATGtttctaaaaataacaatatttataagtaGATATTTAGcagtattttattatatagtgcacttatttttcataatatattttacaatttttgtgtatagattattataaatttttataatggaTTAAAGcacattatatacataagcatTAGGTAAGAGAAAAAATGTGAGCTGTTCAAAATGTTCGAAAAAATAGAACCTAAGTATCTTCATAAACGTTATAATGAAactaatatacatattaaaaagtcaaaatatattaattttaatatatgtaattttttttttctgtttttttttttttatgttttaattatcaATTGGAAAGATAGTATTTTTTAAGGAGATCAATAATATAAAGTGAATGTTCTTTTGActggaatatttttttataattaaatttctaATGGTTACATTATGTGAGAGATATATAtgggaataatatatttatactcaTTTATTCCAGTTACCATGTAAAATATGTTTCTCGGATTATGTATTttcaaaagaatatataaaaagtaatttattctttctaATATTATGAATTGAATAATCACTAAGTCGTATATTTTAGTtgaatgtatttttattatttaacagttttataagtatattatgtcatatatatatcattagtAAATATGCTTCagttgatatatttttaaattaatgaaatttaaaGTAACGATTATATATCTGCTTTACCtttaaagttttttttttttttttaatattcttatatttctttggaatatatatattaaaaaagaaatttaaaaatctatttatatgaatgtaaaaaaatttcttttagaTGGAATGTATAACTTAAAcgtaattaaaaatagtgattttcaaatattaaggtgcaaaaataagaaatcaCACCTTGTTTGcttttagaatatatatttctacatAGATTAAGTAGTTCCATAAATTTCTAtcttaaaaagaaattatatactataaaaaagtatatttactTGAGGAGGAATTAATGCATTTGttctaattaatataattaatatgttttttttcttatattattatgattattgtattattataataattgatattttattaataaaaatcaacgttttcaaaataaaaatttatataatcagaattattaattgtttataatttttaacattattaattattttcttaatatatagaggaatatattatatttatattctctACATTCTACATAGTGTATAAACtcaatatttacatataatatgtattcgaatatttttttcataatttattctgaaaaaggttaataaaaatattatatcattataacACTACActgaatatttaaattatatattttaaatatatatgtattaaatcGAATTATATGATTTCAAAgaaagttattattttttttaaataaaattaagataaatattacataatgcattttaaaaattaattttgattATAGAATATGTAACGTACATTATagttatgtatattttattatatatttatacagaaataataaatttttttttattattttaaatatttcgtTTTATCATTAGAAGtatattctattattattaacttcttctttattgattatattataatattaaatatctgtatcatggaacaaaaaacaaagaccctcttactttttaatattgttGAGCTTATCCTATTATCTTGGGTGCTTCATTTTAACAGTGATGttgtatgaaaatattatttaaggatatttgaaatcataatattttttggtttttttctctattaataccttttttttacctctgtcttatttatactattaaatataaaatatttacatttttttttagggcATGTTTGACATGCATTGAATAAGTATTGCAATTGTGCGAAAGAATTTGAAGCAAGAAATTATCGATTACTAGGAGgatataagtataatatcGATTCAAAggttatatttacaaaagaaGAGATGCCAAATATTGGTTTGACCaacaaaaaagatatatgtaaCAGTGAGGAAGGGGTGCAAagcaaaatgaataaatcaAATGAATGTTCACCAAGTATAACAAGAAGTCgtaaaaaagatatgaataaaaaatcttGTACATTTGAaaccaaaaaatattcccatttggaaaaaaaaatattcaaggAACTCGATTATGagaattttcttaaaaaaaacagaacaaTTACTGATAagatgtacaaaaaaataatgcttaaaaaatacagattACGATTTACTTtacctttattatttttttcactgTTTTTAATCATACTCTTAGTAGATTTATCATGGGGTTTGATTGATGAGAATAAGGGGTTATGGGATGCATTAGGGGTTTGGACCCATTTAGAAACCTTGGCTAATGGTTCTCTGAAAAGTTTTTTAGAATCATTGAAAGAGTTCGATGGGTTTTGGAAACCTGCTTTTATCAACATCGATTACTGTTAGTGAAATAAACGTATTATGGCATTTATTTGgtattctaatatatttcataccGTTCGTTATATTGGGTTTCACATTAATATTAGggattatttattatcataaaaaagttaaaaaatatgaaaaaatcaAGTTcagaaaaaggtaaaatgaATAGTAGGAGATATTATTCTttctaaaaagaaatatcCAATAagaactaatatatattatctttagtgatattcttaataaatattcgCAAAAcagtataaattttataagtaaatttacataaatatacccattcatatattcaactgtaaaaaatatgttttaattttttttgtgaatttaaatgttttaagttttttaaatgtgTTCATTAATATGTTATCTCTGTTTAATGTCGCATTTTcgatttttttatatatttttgtatatgtaagtaggtttttatgaaaaataaatttttatgagataaaattaatatataataagataatttacataattatattgaaatagtatgttaatttataaatataatatgtggTACTTCCTATTTTTCTACAGCTGAAgtctaaaattattatttatggaagtaattattaaaatgtattattagatttatattaactataaatatgtcctattttataatttatgtaagaATGTGAATCTGTTTTGTtgcatttacatatacatatttgtaattagtaaaaatataatatatattataaaatatcttttatgaaatatgttttatagaatatattttttgttaatccCTTTTTGAAAAAGGTGCAGATGTTTGGGGATggtttaaaagaaaaaaaaaagtatataattaaataatatatatattaaatattgattacttttaatagttttttaaattaaaattatgaatttttaaaattaaaggaagagctaaaagaatttaatttattattagtgTATTCGGCTGCGATATTAAAGATAATTTTGGAAATtctacttaaatatatattatattgaaaatatatagactatataatttgttaattttttttttattacaaaacaataaaagaaattagtTTAAGTTAATTGCAGatgaatgtattatattatggaattgttttgttttgtttttaatgaTTATATATCTCTTAATgtgttttatatatctatgaaaataaaaattgtctTTATCTGTAATGaatctaattttatttttttctgaaataatagattaaaatgtatttaaatatttttatatatattctatttttcaAGATTGTCTATAATTATGTAATGtgtaaaattttgaaaacattttaaatatatatgaaaatataagtaGTTTATAGAAACAATTAATAACATCttcaaaataattacaatttattaaacacaataaataagaaaaaacaattatatttttatagataatttataaataaaatggttattatttgttagataatttttaacaatttgtatgtaaaaaattatatattttttcgcTTTGTTTCATTCAATATATCTAATACAGAAATTTGGTTATGGAATGGTTTttcgaatatttttatttattaaaattgattttatatagatataaatgaACGCAAAAACATAaagtttaatatattttttagttattaCACTTAAATgcacttttaaaaaatatttttatataaataaatgtctCATTCATGATTATTTCTTTGTAAAAAGCATACTCAAGTTAAAAGGGAATATGATATTGTTATGTACAAGCAGTTATTCCTAGGAAtgtgaaaatatattcaatatacattttaattaaaagatcaattatttttgtattttttgttaattctacagattaatataatatatttaaatattttatttcatttaaaaaaaatatataaccaTTTATATACGTAACAGTTCTATTATAGCAATaggtattttattttttgtttttttattatattattgtaacttctgaatatatatagtaaaaaaaaaataataaaaaatttagtatatgattataaataattttcattaaaattatgtaataccACTTGAACGCAAAGATTacaacttttaaaaattatggtaCGAATATAAAACAGAAAGTCTTAATTTGACTTTAAAATAGATACTAAATCATATATTAggtagaataaaataaatttaattttttaaatatattatacgataaaaaaataatatattaattcaagGAGTAATTGGATcatatgttataatttaagaaacatataattatattttttttcattgattttttttattatttattgttataaaaattgatatttttttaataataagtcgtgaaatataatgtttataatatttaattgttattaggataatatctataaaatttgtaattaatattttaataatagataaacctactatatatgtattctatatgttgtatattttatgggaactcaatatttcaaaataatatggaataaaatttttttcccttagtttattaagaaaaggatttgtaaaaatactatttaaTTAGTACACTCgatgaaataatttaataatatacctAGTATAATTaggaataaatttaaattatttcattttaattaaagtgtattttttaaaaatattaaaataaaaactttattatacgtttataaatatatttttctttatatatattacaaaatttattacagCAATGAACGtttcattaattatttacgaagaaataataattttttttgttttaatataaagtattattataattcgttaaaatatgttattacatgaaaaaattacCTATAAGCGTATATGTAAGGAATAATTCTCTTGTAATTTTAcgattttcttttttctaattgaattacaatattcaaaatataaattaataaggaaaaaaaaaaaaaaaaatggataaatttaaaaatattttatttacaattaaacagtgacttaattataaaattataatttacaaaaataaatgcataatcataagaaattatttcttGGATTtctttatgaatatatttcctCGTAAATTagatattacattataaattatattttttaattatatttagaatataaaaaaactgCTTATGAATAATAGGAGACTAAAGCATGGATTATAATTAACACAAcgcaaaatattttctttatttgcTATTTCACgctttaataattaatatttattaagaataaaatatagttgTTCTAAAATATGATGCTTGTAAAATTAGTATTACAAACAGGATAAATTCCTTAGTACCTTAATAAGcattttaacatataaaggagcgtattatatatatatattctatacatTCTCTATTGCTTATAAACTAAATATttccatataataaaaaatatttaatactgcattaaataaaaagttaaattatatatattgtatatttatgaatgaattcaaattcttttattttaatgatacaatttgtttttatataacatttaggtaaaaaatatataatacattattatatatttttttatatgtagttGTTTAATTGTACATTAtagttgtatatatttattaatatcttactaaaaagcaaaagtattaataaaaaaaaatattatgttattattttattcattagtttgtattttataatattatagatatataatatggaactaaaaattaatccaatcttatttattataataactacttttacttttttaaagaggattttctcttttaacCATGATGGGGTATGATAATATTTGTTATGTTATTGTATTATACTTAATTTccgtgtttttttttattaataccgttttttacaattaaaatatttgttcatttgaataataatctttttttttagttaacTTTTAACAAATTTGTAGGTGAGAATTTTATGCAGTGTAGAATATTAGACAAAAGAAATTATCGATTACTagcaaaatgtaaaaaggataaagattcaaataacatatatttaacgaattttttcaaaataatgataaaaaagaaaataaatttataactaataataaaaatggaataaagaaaaaaacacgAAATCCAACAaaagtttattaaataaagctCAGTACTATACAGAAGTTATAGATTACAATAATGGAATAtttgatggaaaacattttcattttgaaaaaaaattaataagaaaaaaagattatgatGCTTTTctagaaaaaaagaggagaATTAGagatatatctttaaaaaaaataaaatttaaaagttaCAGATTTGGAAGTGccatatttttactttttttcttgttgGGAATAGGTTTACCCATATTACAAGGATTAGAGCTATTACAAAAAGCTGGAAATGCGATTAAAACTTTACCAGTTATGAGTAGTGTATGGTCAGCTATAGAAGGATGTTTAGGTCAGgcaaaaaatcattttttttttatagcatTTAGCACaattatctttatattaGTTGTTATACTTGTAATAGTAATTcctaaaattttaagaaataatgaaaaatataacagaaTTAAGGCGATGTATGAGTAAAGTGCATAACAAGaaacatgtttttttatatgacttatttatatgaaacgttatatgtaatatctttagtttatatacttaataaacatacacattgtttctataattttattaatgtacATGGGTTTAGAACGTAATCCTTATAATTAATACTCATAAATTATGTTCTTTGTCTGTTGGTAAATTTGAATGCATTAATGattgtcattttttattataaattattgttgaatcaaaataaaataacatcatgtaatatatgcatttctGTATATAATTAGATTCTTATaagaaacatatatatgtgagttaaaattaatatataatattaatgaagaaGTGTTAGAATTTCCGTTTTAAACGAAAAGTactttattgtattttttatcttgaagaataatataattatctgTAGACATACTTAAGAAATTATGTGATGAacattacatttaaaatgaatatttttttttgtatttaatgtaaagtaatgtatatattatgttacaatgatttatatatattttactccaatataaacataatatttgttatataaataatttttattagaaatatgGCATAACATATAAGctgttattaataatttttgtaagaAGTTTGATTTTGTTCTTTAACGGTGTACGTAGGGAATTAGAATtggataataaaataatgttcttataaaatattatttctttggTAATTAGGatcaatattttaattttattcatgttactattttattttattttatttaataagatTATGTAtcctataaatatataattaatttataaatagaaaaaaataaactttattatcttaagaaaatgaaatatatttttattcatatattaaaaaagaatatatgttataagaaaaaaaaattttaatctttaacaaaatttttatttttttaaatcctatatttttattatttaaatgaaagcAATTCTTTTGTTACtgaaattacttttttatagaaaataaattattgaaaatatgtTGAATTTGTAGGTGATCTGCGTAAATAGTTTATATAGAttaattatgttaaaaacATTGCAAGATGAcattacataaattaattagGAACAAAATgttacaataatatttttataattttattagttatgtacataatgatgtacaaaatgtatatatatatatataatatatgtagtaaaattaaaatctatgattaaataaatattataaactatatagtatttttatatttattataatctgGAAGCGTATGCTGAAGTCTTTTTTCCgaattaaatttatgattactataaaactattattataaaacataaaattaattatcttcttatttcaaatatattttcgttTATCCTTTTAATACGAACATGCTAATGTTTAAAATAACatgaaataatttcaatgaaaaatatttttgttttattattttgaatgtGATATTATGAGTAATCTGATCATATCCATATCTAAATTAGTAACAAAATTACAGATATATGGTAAATTACAAGATACGACATAGTTATGctgaataattaatattaattccTATTctgaaatttataatttggTTATTAGAAATGTATCTGAAGTTTTTAcataaagcaaaaaaagagtctgattttttaaaatgtaatatgtacaataatgtatatataatgactTACATGGAGTTCAAAATAGTGGAATTCTATTAGAAACctgaataaaaaatgaatttctTTTCAACTATTCTAATTATTTAGGTATTATAATGTTACTTGCTATTacttttatgaaaataactgttgtatttttttcttggtatatagcaaataaaaatgcaataTAGGAATGTATATACGATTTGttacttttataatatacattagataaaattttataattatgtaataaatttatatatgttttttatttatcataaaaatattttcttattacttcggatgttatatgtataaaacatattagAGGAGAAAAAGACAATTAATTATAGTGCATTagaagaacatatatatgaattataaactaaatattaagaattttactatataaatTCGCATTGAGCGGAATATATGCCACTtaactacatatataaataacttttttacaacgttacatataatatataccatACAAAAACAACAATACTAAACTATttgcatattattttaaatttttaattccttTTATTGGCAAGCagataaatgataataaaactttgaagttataaataatatatatatattatttttaatttttgaacaatgtttttattttatgaattttatttttttatttggataataatattactggtgttttttttaaagcttcTGTTTCTTCtcttcttattttaataaaatttttataaacagttctatatattaatgtgtaataaaatcattatttatttcacaATCTTGtgctatatatttataccttAAAATTATGTGTTTTACATTCTAaagaaaaattcatatataagtGGACTTTTTTGCTACTGACTCAAACAGTAGtactttatttatgtttgcCCTTtctttgaataatttttatactttttatgcatatgtatatatttctacttttttatttaatcttatttattaataaatatccTTTTACATGTAACTTTTACAACATCgattattacattttctgttgctaataatataaact
This Plasmodium malariae genome assembly, contig: PmUG01_00_38, whole genome shotgun sequence DNA region includes the following protein-coding sequences:
- the PmUG01_00063400 gene encoding fam-l protein; translated protein: MEQKTKTLLLFNIVELILLSWVLHFNSDVYCNCAKEFEARNYRLLGGYKYNIDSKVIFTKEEMPNIGLTNKKDICNSEEGVQSKMNKSNECSPSITRSRKKDMNKKSCTFETKKYSHLEKKIFKELDYENFLKKNRTITDKMYKKIMLKKYRLRFTLPLLFFSLFLIILLVDLSWGLIDENKGLWDALGVWTHLETLANGSLKSFLESLKEFDGFWKPAFINIDYC